AGAACGAGCACCTACGGACGATGCTCAACAATGCCCAGCGCCGCCATCAACGGGAGATGGAGGATGCGCGTCAGCGCATCGCCGACCTGCAGGACCGCCAGCCCGAGCGAAAAGGCTGGGGGGCGTGGTGGACCTGGCTGGCGGCGATCGCCCTGCTCTGAAGCCGACAGGCGACGCGGCGGGCCCAGGGCCAGCACGGCTGGTCTTGCCAGGCGGCTGACCCTCCTGTCAGGGGCGGTTCTTGACGGTGATACGACCGATCTCAGGCGTCACGGTGCCCTTGGCACGAATGTGGTCGATCAGGGCGTCCCGTTGCAGCACGGTGGTGTTTTGCCGCGGGCATCCCGGCAACATGGTGAAGCCGCTGCTTCCATCGGCCATGTAGTCGTTCACGGCCACCCAGTACTTGGCATTCGGGTCGATGGGCTGACCTCCGATGCGGGCATCCTCAATGGGGCCGGCGTTGCGCAGCAACGTATAGCTCGCGTTGGCGATCGCGTGGCGCTTGTGGTCGGTGGGGCGGCGCTGGATGGTCAGCATGTCGATGGCTTGCTTGCCCGTGACCTGCATCAGCACAATCCGGTTGTCGAACGGCAGGGCGTAGAAACAATCCTCGACTTTCAAGCGGCCTTGTGGCAGCGGGTTGCGCGGGGTGCCGCTGCTCATCACCGCGAACGCAGTCTCGGCCTTGAGCTTGCGAGCGGCTGCAAGGCAAGCGTCGGCAATCAGGTTGTTGAGGCTGCTCTCGACATCATTGGTCCCATAACGCTTGAAGACGCCAGTGGCCTCCCCGATTTCCTGCCCGATCGAGCGGTTCACCACCTCCCGGTAAGGCGTGATGATTCGCTCCACGTCCGGTGCCGCCGGCACATTGCCGGTGAGTGGCAACATGGCGTTGACGAGACGGGTGACGCGGCCACGTTCGAGGGTGAGCGTGGCCTGGCCCAGATATCCGCCGCCCATGCCGGACGAGATGATATGCGTGGCGCCTCCCCCGGGCTGGCGAACCACCAGGGGGCGTTTGATCATCACGTGGGTATGTCCCGAGATGATCACATCGATGCCGGGCACGCGCTTGGCGAGCACCTCATCGGTGATTTGCTCAGGTTCCACTTCGTGGTCATGAGCCAGTTCCGTCTCGGGTGCTCGCGTGTCTGATTCGCTCCACGGCGGGGTTGACCCCATGTGCGAGAGCAGAACCACCGCATCGGCTTCCTTGCGCAGTTTGGCGACTGCGGCCGCGGCGGTCTTGACCGGGTCGTAGTAGCGTGCCCCCTGGAAGTTGGGAGCGGAGACCAGGCCGTTCACCTCCGTGATCAGGGCGAACATCCCCACGCGCACCGCGCCGACTTTCTTGACGGCATAGCGGATACCGAGTTCCCGATCGAACGTCATGTTGGTGGTGATCAGTGCCCCCTTGTAGTGCGGCAGCACCGCTTGCAACTGGGTGACGCCGTTGTCGAATTCGTGGTTTCCAATCGTGATGGCATCGAAGCCGGCCGCGTCCATCAGGCGCATTTCGGCTTCTCCCTTGAAAAAATTGAAATAAGGAGTGCCTTGGAGGTAGTCTCCGGAGTCGACGGCCAGCGTGTTGGGAAACCGACTCTTGAAGTCGCGGATGGCGGTCGTCAGACGCCCGAAACCACCCTTCCCGGCATAAAAACTGTAATAAAAGTTTTGCGGAAAAGGGTCGATGCGGGAGTGGATGTCGTTGGTGTACAGCAGGTTGAACTGGACGGTGCCATCCAGCGCCGGGTCACGCGGCAAAACGGCCTGTTGGCCAAGCTCGGGCACGCCCGGCGTGAGCGGAATCTCGCGTTTCTCCGCTTGCTTGGCCCCCCAGGCAGCTGGAACTCGTCCTGCTCCCAGGATGGGGCCCGAAGTCCGGCCACATCCCACGCCCACCAGCGTGAAAGCGGTGGTCATCGCCACGCTGAGAGCCAGGCTCACGCGGCGAACCAGGACCGTCTTGCGCCCCGGTTGCGTGTTCGAATCGGCCGCCATACCCACACACCTTCCCACTGAAGACATGGCCCCACCCGGGGCCCTTGATATTATCTATAGATAGCCCCGTGTTAATCTTGTGTGAAATTGGCAATCTCGAGGACAATTTTGGTTTAAGCCCTGTGCAACGATCTGGTGATGATGAGGGAGGCCTGGCGGAGGCCCTGCGCAATCTCCTTGAAACCATCGGGGTCCGGCCTTCTGGTGGCCCGATTCTGGTGGGATTGAGTGGCGGTTCCGATTCGATGGCGCTGACGTTGGCACTGCGGGAGGCGGGATATTCGCTCCAGGCGGCGCATCTGGATCACGGCTGTGCTCCTTCGTCGGCGCGGGATGCCGACTGGGTTGAGGACTGGTGTCAGCAGCAGAACATCCGTTTGTTTCGCGCACGGATGGCGTTCGACCCGGGGGTCGGCTTCGAGACGCGAGCGCGAGAAGCACGTTTGGCCTGGCTTGCAAATTGCGCCCGGATGCACGGATGTCCGTGGGTGGCGCTCGGCCACCAGCGTGAGGACCAGGCCGAAACCCTGATCTTCCGCCTGGCGCGGGGCACGGGCCCGGAGGGGCTGCGGGGCATCCTCCCCGTGCGGCCGCTCGCGGAGGGCGTTCAGCTCTTGCATCCGCTGCTCGGATTTTCTCGCGATCGCCTGCAGCATTATTTATCCGCGGCCGGTCACACCTGGTTGTCCGACCCCAGCAATGACTGGCGCGAACGCAGCCGGAATCGGATCCGCCATGAGGTGTTACCGGCGTTGAGGCAGATTCATCCCGAGGCCGTTGCGAAGGTGGCCGAACTGGCCGCCTTGGTGCGGGAGGAGGAGGCAGAGGCCGCTGGACGGACGGCGCGCTGGCTCTCGTACTGTGTCGAGCCACTTGATTCGGAGACCTTTCTGCTGGATCGACTGGCTTGGCTGAGGCTATCGCCCCTCGAGCGTGCCCGAGCCTTGCGGTTCCTCTCCGCCCGCGCCGCGGGGCGCGTGTTGGGTCGCGAGGCGCTGCGGCGCGCGGAATGGGCTTTTCAGCAGGGGCTCCGAGCAGACCTCGGTGGTGGCTGGTCGCTGTCGGCGTGTCGAGAGGGCTTGCTCCTGGCCAGGCAGTCAGGTGATTCCCTCTCGATACCTTTCTCCCCGGAGGTTGAATGGCAGCCGACGGAGCGATGGGGCTGGCGGGTGCGTCGCATCCTAGAGCCGTCCGCGGCGTCCACAGGGCTTGGCCTGCGCTTGGCAGCGACCACCGCCAGCGGGGCTGAATTGGCGTGGCGGAGTGCTCGCCCGGATGAAGACCAGTTCTGTCCGGGTCAGGGGCGGCGCCTGCGTCGTCTGAAGCACTGGTTGACCCGACGGGGGATTCCGCGCTACCGGCAGGCACACTTGCTGGTGCTGGCCGAAGGGAGTCGGGTGCTGTGGGTGGTCGGGTATGCCGTTGCCTGGTCGGAAGGCTCCCCGGCAGCGGCTGCGGATTGCTTTGAAATGCAGGCGACACCCTGTTTTCAGGTTTGACATTCACCTGGGGGTTGGCTAAGATTCTGAGGCGATCGCCGGCGTTTGCGCCGGCGTGCGGTGTTCTGAGGAGAGGCCTGTTGAGCAAAATTTTTAAAAACGCTGGGGTGTATTTTCTATTCATCCTGCTCGGGGCTTCTTTCCTCCTCTCGGTTTTCTTCAACAAGCCGGAAGAGACGACCAAGCCCGACTATAGCTCCTTCCTTCGTCAGGTGGAGGCGCGCGAGGTTCTCAGTGTCGAGCTCTCGAGCACGTCGAATCAGGTGCGCTACAAGACCAAGGATGGGGAACGCAGCGTCTTCGTGCCGGAAGACCCCCAACTCATCCCGACCTTGAAGGCCCGCAACATTCCGATCGTGGTCAAGGCCCCGGACCAATCGAGCTGGTGGGCCTCGGTCATCTCCAGCATCCTGCTGCCCGTGCTCATCATCGTGGGCTTGTGGATCTTCATGCTGCGTCAGGCCCAGTCCGGCTCCAGTCAGGCCATGAGCTTCGGCAAGAGCCGCGCCAAGATGATGGTGGAGAACAAGACCAGGGTCACCTTTGCCGACGTGGCCGGTGTGGAGGAAGCGAAGGTCGAATTGGCGGAAATTGTCGACTTCCTGAAGGCGCCTGAGAAGTATCAGGCCCTCGGTGCGCACATCCCCAAGGGCGTGCTGCTGGTGGGACCGCCCGGAACGGGCAAGACCTTGCTGGCTCGGGCGGTGGCGGGCGAAGCTGGGGTGCCGTTTTTCAATATTTCGGGCTCTGACTTTGTCGAGATGTTCGTGGGCGTCGGCGCGAGCCGCGTGCGCGATCTGTTCGAGCAGGCGAAGAAGCATTCACCGTGCATCGTTTTCGTGGATGAAATCGATGCCGTGGGGCGTCAACGCGGCGCGGGCATGGGCGGCGGCCACGACGAACGTGAGCAGACCTTGAACCAGCTGCTGGTCGAGATGGATGGCTTTGAGGCCAATGTGAGCGTCGTGGTGATCGCCGCCACCAACCGTCCAGACATTCTCGACTCGGCCTTGCTGCGACCGGGTCGGTTTGACCGCCAGGTGGTCGTGGATGCGCCAGATGTGGCCGGACGGGAGCAGATCCTCAAGGTCCACACGAAGAACAAACCGCTCGGCAACGACGTGGACCTGAAGATTCTGGCGCGTCGTACGCCTGGTTTTACAGGCGCTGACCTCATGAACCTGTCCAACGAGGCGGCCTTGATTGCCGCGCGCCACGACCGCAAGGAAGTCTCCATGTCGGACTGCGAAGCGGCGATCGACCGCGTTATTGCTGGTCCAGAGCGCAAGAGCCGACTGATCTCGGATCAGGAAAAGAAGGTGATTGCTTTCCACGAGGTGGGGCACGCGCTGATCGCCAAGCTGCTGCCGAACTGCGACCCCCTCCACAAGGTGACGATCGTGTCGCGTGGCATGGCGCTGGGCCTCACCATGACCCTTCCCACCGAAGACCGGGTGTTGACCAGCCGTTCCCAGATGATGGACCGCATCACCATGATGCTGGGAGGTCGGGTGGCGGAAGCCCTGGCGTTCAACGAGATCACCACGGGGGCCAGCAACGACCTCGAACGGGCCACCGGGTTGGCCCGGCGGATGGTCACGGAGTTTGGTATGAGTGATCAGGTGGGGCCCGTGACCTTTGGAAAGCGGCACGAGCACATCTTTCTGGGGCGAGATTTTGGCGAGGACCGAAACTTCTCCAATGAGATTGCCAGTCTGATCGATCACGAGATCAAGGCGATTGTGCAGGACTGCTACCAACGTGCGCAGACGCTGTTGACCCAGCATCGGGAGCAATTGGATCTGATTAGCTACGAACTGATGGCGCGGGAAACCTTGGACGCCGATGAATTCGACGACCTGTTCAACCGCGGTTCCGAGGCCGTTCAGGGCGTAGCCGTCTGACCGTATGCGCGTGAGAGGACGCCGGACAGGGGCGTCCTTGGATGCGAGCGACGCTGCGAATGACCGACGGGCCTTAGAGCGTCAGTCGCTCAGGCGTGATGGCGACTCGCCCGTTCTGGTCGACATCGACGCGGACCCAGTGGTGGAATCCACCGCGATGGGTTGGGAGGGAGGGGCGTGCGCCTCCTCCCCCGGTGGTCACCAGGCGAATGCCCTTCCTCGTCTCGCTTCCGAAAAAGCGCAGATGGCCACCAAAGACGCTGTGGACGCGATGTTTCGCAAACAACGCCAGCAATCGGCGGACCTGGGTGCGGTCCTGCATCGCTAGGCTCTTGCCGGGGCGGATGTCCACCAGGGGCCGATTGGCAAACACAAAGATGTTGCGAGCTCCGCTCCGTCGACCTTCTGCCAGGGTCGTGGAAAGCCACTTTTCCTGGGAGGGTGACAGCACGCCTGACCCGTTTGCGATGGTCACGAAGCGGTCCGGTCCCACACGAAAACTGAACTGGGGCTCGCCGAAGTGTTGTGACCACGCCTTCAGCCCACCGTTTCGCTCCTCTGCTTCGCCCGGCAGGCAATAGGTCGGAAACTTGAAGGTGCTCAGATTTTGGCGAAACTCGGCCAATTTCGCCGCTTCTGGCTCGCGAACTCCATCGCCCAAGTGCATCAGAAACAGGGTATTGCGTGCGGCGATCCCTCGGGCCAGGCGATTGAACACCGCTTCCCCTGGAAGGGGTGCGTAAGTGCTGGCGATCACCCCGAAACGATAGGCACCGGTGACATTTGGACGCGCTCCCCAGCTTTGGCGCTCGCCGGGTTGCAGGGTCACCGAAGCCGTGATCGGCGACCCGTCACGACTCGTGCCAATGACCACCCCTTCGGGTG
This genomic interval from Candidatus Sericytochromatia bacterium contains the following:
- a CDS encoding bifunctional UDP-sugar hydrolase/5'-nucleotidase; translation: MAADSNTQPGRKTVLVRRVSLALSVAMTTAFTLVGVGCGRTSGPILGAGRVPAAWGAKQAEKREIPLTPGVPELGQQAVLPRDPALDGTVQFNLLYTNDIHSRIDPFPQNFYYSFYAGKGGFGRLTTAIRDFKSRFPNTLAVDSGDYLQGTPYFNFFKGEAEMRLMDAAGFDAITIGNHEFDNGVTQLQAVLPHYKGALITTNMTFDRELGIRYAVKKVGAVRVGMFALITEVNGLVSAPNFQGARYYDPVKTAAAAVAKLRKEADAVVLLSHMGSTPPWSESDTRAPETELAHDHEVEPEQITDEVLAKRVPGIDVIISGHTHVMIKRPLVVRQPGGGATHIISSGMGGGYLGQATLTLERGRVTRLVNAMLPLTGNVPAAPDVERIITPYREVVNRSIGQEIGEATGVFKRYGTNDVESSLNNLIADACLAAARKLKAETAFAVMSSGTPRNPLPQGRLKVEDCFYALPFDNRIVLMQVTGKQAIDMLTIQRRPTDHKRHAIANASYTLLRNAGPIEDARIGGQPIDPNAKYWVAVNDYMADGSSGFTMLPGCPRQNTTVLQRDALIDHIRAKGTVTPEIGRITVKNRP
- the tilS gene encoding tRNA lysidine(34) synthetase TilS — encoded protein: MQRSGDDEGGLAEALRNLLETIGVRPSGGPILVGLSGGSDSMALTLALREAGYSLQAAHLDHGCAPSSARDADWVEDWCQQQNIRLFRARMAFDPGVGFETRAREARLAWLANCARMHGCPWVALGHQREDQAETLIFRLARGTGPEGLRGILPVRPLAEGVQLLHPLLGFSRDRLQHYLSAAGHTWLSDPSNDWRERSRNRIRHEVLPALRQIHPEAVAKVAELAALVREEEAEAAGRTARWLSYCVEPLDSETFLLDRLAWLRLSPLERARALRFLSARAAGRVLGREALRRAEWAFQQGLRADLGGGWSLSACREGLLLARQSGDSLSIPFSPEVEWQPTERWGWRVRRILEPSAASTGLGLRLAATTASGAELAWRSARPDEDQFCPGQGRRLRRLKHWLTRRGIPRYRQAHLLVLAEGSRVLWVVGYAVAWSEGSPAAAADCFEMQATPCFQV
- the ftsH gene encoding ATP-dependent zinc metalloprotease FtsH, which translates into the protein MSKIFKNAGVYFLFILLGASFLLSVFFNKPEETTKPDYSSFLRQVEAREVLSVELSSTSNQVRYKTKDGERSVFVPEDPQLIPTLKARNIPIVVKAPDQSSWWASVISSILLPVLIIVGLWIFMLRQAQSGSSQAMSFGKSRAKMMVENKTRVTFADVAGVEEAKVELAEIVDFLKAPEKYQALGAHIPKGVLLVGPPGTGKTLLARAVAGEAGVPFFNISGSDFVEMFVGVGASRVRDLFEQAKKHSPCIVFVDEIDAVGRQRGAGMGGGHDEREQTLNQLLVEMDGFEANVSVVVIAATNRPDILDSALLRPGRFDRQVVVDAPDVAGREQILKVHTKNKPLGNDVDLKILARRTPGFTGADLMNLSNEAALIAARHDRKEVSMSDCEAAIDRVIAGPERKSRLISDQEKKVIAFHEVGHALIAKLLPNCDPLHKVTIVSRGMALGLTMTLPTEDRVLTSRSQMMDRITMMLGGRVAEALAFNEITTGASNDLERATGLARRMVTEFGMSDQVGPVTFGKRHEHIFLGRDFGEDRNFSNEIASLIDHEIKAIVQDCYQRAQTLLTQHREQLDLISYELMARETLDADEFDDLFNRGSEAVQGVAV